A stretch of Thermodesulfobacteriota bacterium DNA encodes these proteins:
- a CDS encoding Maf family protein → MSLLILASGSPRRRELLGALGIPFEVRKSRADETLSPSLTLSDALQDVARRKARDVADAAPAEAWVLAADTEVVLGGRVLGKPRDRSEAEGFLRALSGARHRVVTAVAFRGPGVDRCLCVATQVRFRRLGEPEIAWYASLAEPYDKAGGYAIQGQGAFLVAEIRGSYTNVVGLPMAETADLLAEAGLAPWSVSPPRTRSHDPE, encoded by the coding sequence ATGAGCCTCCTCATCCTGGCCTCCGGCTCTCCCCGCCGCCGGGAGCTCCTCGGCGCCTTGGGGATCCCCTTCGAGGTGCGCAAGAGCCGCGCCGACGAGACCCTTTCTCCCAGCCTGACCCTCTCCGACGCCCTCCAGGACGTGGCCCGGCGCAAGGCCCGGGACGTGGCGGATGCCGCCCCGGCCGAGGCCTGGGTCCTCGCGGCGGACACGGAGGTCGTGCTGGGGGGGCGGGTGCTCGGCAAGCCCCGGGACCGGAGCGAGGCCGAGGGATTCCTCCGGGCCCTGTCGGGGGCGAGGCATCGGGTGGTTACGGCGGTGGCCTTTCGGGGGCCGGGGGTGGACCGCTGCCTCTGTGTCGCCACGCAGGTGCGCTTTCGCCGGTTGGGCGAGCCCGAGATCGCCTGGTACGCCTCTCTCGCCGAGCCCTACGACAAGGCGGGGGGCTACGCGATCCAGGGGCAGGGGGCCTTTTTGGTAGCGGAAATCCGGGGCTCCTACACCAACGTGGTGGGGCTGCCCATGGCGGAGACCGCGGACCTCCTGGCCGAGGCGGGCCTGGCGCCCTGGAGCGTCTCCCCCCCAAGGACCCGTTCCCATGACCCCGAGTGA
- a CDS encoding multiheme c-type cytochrome codes for MVDGGNLFFYRRLLREVEAEQLRYKARVIVEAYNAIGVAALALGPYDFAAGMDALRALERVADFPFLCANLLDRATGEPLFAPYAVAKVGGRTVGLLGVLDSGAPIEGLEPLRQGIRIDALYTTVKRYAEELRAQGCDFVVVLSSAEPKRFRVMAKNIPEVDVYVAGDPEDKLKLPWRIGEALVANTTQLGKYLGSLRVSWGGKGAPEFRNTFVPMHPDDPDDPGVRRLVDGYYAYAGMVRLQHPERYVSEEELTVNLRDSKPVFASQPACAACHPAQAEQWRGTGHARAYETLSERDRNRAECLECHVTGFGVAGGFGSGLDLRGVQCESCHGPGSLHPALRIGRTRKAVEPSCRGCHTPSQSPGFNLAEAWKKVVCRRGSEDRPAR; via the coding sequence GTGGTGGACGGGGGAAACCTGTTCTTCTACCGGCGCCTGCTGCGGGAGGTGGAGGCCGAGCAGCTCCGGTACAAGGCCCGGGTCATCGTGGAGGCCTACAACGCCATCGGGGTGGCGGCCCTGGCCCTGGGGCCCTACGACTTCGCCGCGGGCATGGACGCGCTGCGGGCCCTGGAGCGGGTGGCGGACTTTCCCTTTCTGTGCGCCAACCTCCTGGACCGGGCGACCGGGGAGCCGCTCTTTGCGCCGTACGCCGTCGCAAAGGTGGGCGGGCGCACCGTGGGGCTCCTCGGGGTGCTCGACTCCGGCGCGCCCATCGAGGGTCTGGAGCCCCTGCGCCAGGGGATCCGGATCGACGCCCTCTACACCACCGTGAAGCGGTATGCCGAGGAACTGCGGGCCCAGGGCTGCGACTTCGTGGTGGTGCTCTCCTCTGCCGAACCGAAGCGGTTCCGCGTCATGGCCAAGAACATTCCCGAGGTCGACGTGTACGTGGCCGGCGACCCGGAGGACAAGCTCAAGCTCCCGTGGCGAATCGGCGAGGCCCTGGTGGCCAACACCACCCAGCTCGGCAAGTATCTGGGATCCCTGCGGGTGAGCTGGGGCGGGAAGGGAGCTCCCGAGTTCCGCAACACCTTTGTCCCCATGCACCCCGACGACCCGGACGACCCCGGGGTCCGCCGCCTCGTGGACGGCTATTACGCCTACGCGGGGATGGTGCGGTTGCAGCACCCCGAGCGGTATGTCTCGGAGGAGGAGCTGACGGTCAACCTGCGCGACAGCAAGCCCGTGTTCGCCTCCCAGCCGGCCTGCGCCGCGTGCCACCCGGCCCAGGCCGAGCAGTGGCGGGGCACCGGCCACGCCCGCGCGTACGAGACCCTGTCGGAGCGGGACCGAAACCGGGCCGAGTGCCTGGAGTGCCACGTCACGGGGTTCGGCGTCGCCGGAGGATTCGGGTCGGGCCTCGACCTGAGGGGCGTCCAGTGCGAGAGCTGCCACGGCCCCGGCAGCCTCCACCCGGCGCTCCGCATCGGGCGCACCCGCAAGGCCGTGGAGCCCTCGTGCCGCGGGTGCCACACCCCCTCCCAGAGTCCGGGCTTCAACCTCGCGGAGGCGTGGAAGAAGGTGGTCTGCCGGCGCGGGTCCGAGGACCGCCCCGCGCGCTGA